A region of Ochotona princeps isolate mOchPri1 chromosome 2, mOchPri1.hap1, whole genome shotgun sequence DNA encodes the following proteins:
- the ENO1 gene encoding alpha-enolase, translating to MCKRLFPQKSTMSILKICAREIFDSRGNPTVEVDLYTSKGLFRAAVPSGASTGIYEALELRDNDKTRYMGKGVSKAVEHINKTIAPALVSKKLNVVEQEKIDQLMIDMDGTENKSKFGANAILGVSLAVCKAGAVEKGVPLYRHIADLAGNSEVILPVPAFNVINGGSHAGNKLAMQEFMILPIGAANFREAMRIGAEVYHNLKNVIKEKYGKDATNVGDEGGFAPNILENKEALELLKNAIAKAGYTDKVVIGMDVAASEFFRSGKYDLDFKSADDPSRYITPDQLADLYKSFVKDYPVVSIEDPFDQDDWEAWQKFTASAGIQVVGDDLTVTNPKRIAKAVEQKSCNCLLLKVNQIGSVTESLKACKLAQSNGWGVMVSHRSGETEDTFIADLVVGLCTGQIKTGAPCRSERLAKYNQLLRIEEELGSKAKFAGRNFRNPLAK from the exons ATGTGTAAACGGTTGTTCCCACAGAAAAGCACCATGTCTATTCTCAAGATCTGTGCCCGAGAGATCTTTGACTCTCGTGGGAACCCCACCGTGGAAGTTGATCTCTACACCTCGAAAG GTCTTTTCCGAGCTGCTGTGCCCAGCGGAGCTTCCACTGGCATCTATGAGGCCCTGGAGCTGCGGGACAATGACAAGACCCGCTACATGGGCAAGG GTGTCTCAAAGGCTGTTGAGCACATCAATAAAACTATTGCGCCTGCCCTGGTTAGCAAG AAATTGAACGTCGTCGAGCAGGAAAAGATAGACCAGCTGATGATCGACATGGACGGGACCGAAAACAAAT CCAAGTTTGGTGCGAATGCCATCCTGGGGGTGTCCCTTGCTGTGTGCAAAGCCGGTGCCGTGGAGAAGGGGGTCCCCCTGTACCGCCACATCGCTGACCTGGCTGGCAACTCGGAAGTCATCCTGCCAGTCCCA GCCTTCAACGTCATCAATGGTGGCTCGCACGCCGGCAACAAGCTGGCCATGCAGGAGTTCATGATCCTGCCCATCGGAGCAGCCAACTTCCGGGAAGCCATGCGCATTGGGGCTGAGGTCTACCACAACTTGAAAAATGTCATCAAGGAGAAATACGGCAAGGATGCCACCAACGTCGGCGACGAGGGCGGGTTTGCTCCCAACATCCTGGAGAATAAGGAAG CCCTGGAGCTGCTGAAGAACGCCATCGCAAAGGCCGGCTACACGGATAAGGTGGTCATCGGCATGGACGTGGCCGCCTCCGAGTTCTTCCGATCCGGCAAGTACGACCTAGACTTCAAGTCTGCAGACGATCCCAGCCGCTACATCACACCCGACCAGCTGGCCGACCTGTACAAGTCCTTCGTCAAAGACTACCCGG TGGTGTCCATCGAAGACCCCTTTGACCAGGATGACTGGGAAGCTTGGCAGAAGTTCACGGCCAGCGCGGGCATCCAGGTGGTAGGGGACGATCTCACCGTGACCAACCCAAAGCGCATCGCCAAGGCCGTGGAACAGAAGTCCTGCAACTGTCTGCTGCTCAAAGTGAACCAGATTGGCTCTGTGACCGAGTCCCTAAAGGC GTGCAAGCTGGCCCAGTCCAACGGCTGGGGCGTCATGGTGTCTCATCGCTCTGGGGAGACCGAGGACACCTTTATCGCCGACCTGGTGGTGGGACTGTGCACTGGGCAG ATCAAGACTGGAGCACCCTGCCGGTCTGAGCGCCTGGCCAAGTACAACCAGCTGCTCAG aattgAAGAGGAGCTGGGCAGCAAGGCCAAGTTTGCTGGCAGAAACTTCCGAAACCCCCTGGCTAAGTAA